A part of Bifidobacteriaceae bacterium genomic DNA contains:
- the holA gene encoding DNA polymerase III subunit delta — MAETRRAVPWDRIEPDRLVLVLGPEDLLADRAVQRLGRLAREEHPELDFATIDAAEASRDALVGAASGSLFADYTVVVVERGEKANGDFLDGALAYLRAPSPEAMVVFRHAGGRSAKKLIDALRGAKAAEVDASPIRSDRDKEAFVKAEFRRGGRGADERAVRALVEAVGSDLRELASAVDQMMADSTGPITAQLVDRYYGGRLETTVFKVADAAVAGQVGEALRLARYALGAGVDPVPMIGALAGKLRTMAKVGGALASGLNPVKDLGMNSWQVDQAKRVLRNWDGAGLGRAILAVAQADAQVKGLGGASSKTARYYAVERAIIAVAGAAGR, encoded by the coding sequence ATGGCTGAGACCCGACGCGCCGTCCCGTGGGACCGGATCGAACCCGACCGCCTGGTGCTGGTCCTCGGTCCGGAGGATCTGCTGGCGGACCGGGCCGTTCAGCGGCTTGGACGTCTGGCCCGGGAGGAGCATCCCGAACTCGACTTCGCCACCATCGACGCGGCCGAGGCGTCCCGTGACGCGCTAGTGGGGGCCGCCAGCGGCTCTTTGTTCGCGGACTACACCGTTGTCGTGGTGGAGCGGGGAGAAAAGGCCAACGGCGATTTCTTGGACGGCGCGCTGGCCTACCTCCGCGCGCCCAGTCCGGAGGCGATGGTGGTTTTCCGCCATGCAGGCGGACGTTCCGCCAAGAAGCTGATCGACGCTCTGCGGGGCGCCAAAGCCGCCGAGGTGGACGCGAGCCCCATCCGTTCCGACCGCGACAAGGAGGCTTTTGTGAAGGCCGAGTTCCGCCGGGGCGGCCGAGGCGCGGACGAACGCGCCGTCAGGGCCCTGGTGGAGGCGGTGGGATCAGACCTGCGCGAACTGGCCTCGGCGGTGGACCAGATGATGGCCGACTCGACGGGGCCCATCACAGCCCAGTTGGTGGACCGCTATTACGGGGGACGCTTGGAGACCACGGTTTTCAAAGTCGCCGATGCCGCCGTGGCGGGCCAGGTGGGAGAGGCGTTGCGTTTGGCCCGTTACGCGTTGGGAGCCGGGGTTGACCCGGTCCCCATGATCGGGGCGTTGGCCGGCAAACTGAGAACCATGGCGAAGGTGGGCGGCGCGCTGGCCTCCGGCCTGAACCCGGTCAAGGACCTGGGCATGAACAGCTGGCAGGTGGACCAGGCCAAGAGGGTGCTGCGGAACTGGGACGGGGCCGGCCTGGGGCGCGCCATCCTGGCGGTGGCGCAAGCAGACGCCCAGGTCAAAGGGCTGGGCGGGGCGAGTTCGAAAACCGCCCGGTACTACGCGGTCGAGCGCGCCATCATCGCGGTGGCTGGCGCGGCCGGCCGTTAG
- the serB gene encoding phosphoserine phosphatase SerB: MTFTRLLVMDVDSTLTTTEGIDLLAELAGVGPEVAAVTDRAMRGELDFAESLRARVALLAGLPESAIGQAFSLVRLSPGARELVAALHAEGWAVGAVSGGFVPMVAPLAADLGLDFYRANALEVSDAVLTGRVVGSVVDRAAKAAALREWAAELGVPLERTAAMGDGANDLDMMAAAGLSIAYGGKPAVVAAADHAVEGSLLAALPHLLGPRA; the protein is encoded by the coding sequence GTGACCTTCACCCGCCTGCTGGTGATGGACGTGGATTCGACGCTCACCACCACCGAGGGCATTGACCTGTTGGCGGAGTTGGCCGGCGTTGGCCCCGAGGTCGCGGCGGTGACGGACCGCGCCATGCGCGGGGAACTGGATTTCGCGGAGTCGCTGCGCGCGCGCGTGGCCCTTTTGGCCGGCCTGCCCGAATCGGCTATCGGCCAGGCGTTCAGCCTGGTCCGCCTCAGTCCCGGCGCGCGCGAGCTGGTCGCCGCCTTGCACGCGGAGGGTTGGGCGGTCGGCGCCGTCTCAGGCGGCTTTGTGCCGATGGTCGCGCCGCTGGCGGCCGACCTGGGTTTGGACTTTTACCGCGCCAACGCCCTCGAGGTGTCCGATGCCGTCTTGACCGGCCGCGTCGTCGGTTCCGTTGTCGACCGGGCGGCCAAGGCGGCTGCTTTGCGCGAGTGGGCGGCGGAATTGGGCGTGCCCCTGGAGCGGACCGCCGCCATGGGGGACGGGGCCAACGACCTGGACATGATGGCAGCGGCGGGCCTGTCGATTGCCTATGGGGGCAAACCGGCGGTGGTGGCGGCGGCGGACCATGCCGTCGAGGGTTCGCTTCTGGCGGCGCTCCCGCACTTGCTCGGGCCGCGCGCGTAA
- the glgC gene encoding glucose-1-phosphate adenylyltransferase — protein sequence MATPRVLAIVLAGGEGKRLMPLTRDRAKPAVPFGGIYRLIDFPLSNLVNSGYHQIVVLTQYKSHSLDRHIASAWNLSSLLHQYVAPVPAQQRKGKNWFLGSADAIYQSLNLLDDEKPDIVVVVGADHVYRMDFSQMVDQHVESGAELTVAGIRQPIDLADQFGVLETDPSHPGFIKQFREKPKDAQGLEDDPSAILASMGNYVFNADALIDAVLTDATKVSSRHDMGGDIVPAFVARGAAGFYDFKFNQVPGSNDRDRAYWRDVGTLDVYYEAHRDLISTVPVFNLYNWRWPLITGNTGQPPAKFTHAEPGRIGHAVRSLVSPGVIVSGASISGSVVSPGAHLHSWAEVSDSVILDDVEIGRHARVNRAIIDKSVFIEPQATVGIDHELDRARGYAVTAGGITVVPKGARVEP from the coding sequence ATGGCTACACCCCGAGTTTTGGCGATCGTTTTGGCGGGCGGCGAGGGAAAGCGGCTGATGCCGTTGACCCGGGACCGGGCCAAGCCGGCCGTCCCCTTCGGCGGCATCTACCGCCTGATCGATTTCCCGCTGTCGAACCTGGTCAACTCCGGCTACCACCAGATCGTGGTGCTGACGCAGTACAAGTCGCATTCGCTGGACCGCCACATCGCCTCCGCCTGGAACCTCTCCTCCCTGCTGCATCAGTACGTGGCCCCGGTGCCCGCGCAGCAGCGCAAGGGCAAGAACTGGTTCTTGGGTTCGGCGGACGCGATCTACCAGTCCCTGAACCTGCTGGACGACGAGAAACCGGACATTGTGGTGGTGGTCGGCGCGGACCACGTTTACCGGATGGATTTCTCGCAGATGGTGGACCAGCACGTCGAGTCGGGCGCGGAGTTGACCGTGGCGGGCATCCGCCAGCCGATCGACTTGGCCGACCAGTTCGGCGTGCTGGAGACCGACCCGAGCCATCCCGGCTTCATCAAGCAGTTCCGGGAGAAGCCCAAGGACGCCCAGGGCTTGGAGGACGACCCGAGCGCGATCCTCGCCTCGATGGGCAACTATGTGTTCAACGCGGACGCCCTGATTGACGCGGTGCTGACGGACGCCACCAAGGTGTCCTCCCGGCATGACATGGGCGGGGACATTGTGCCCGCCTTCGTGGCACGGGGCGCCGCGGGGTTTTACGACTTCAAGTTCAACCAGGTGCCGGGTTCAAACGATCGCGACCGCGCGTACTGGCGGGACGTGGGGACGCTGGACGTGTACTACGAGGCCCACCGCGACCTCATCTCGACGGTGCCGGTGTTCAACCTTTACAACTGGCGGTGGCCTTTGATCACGGGCAACACCGGCCAGCCGCCGGCCAAGTTCACGCACGCGGAGCCCGGCCGGATTGGCCACGCGGTGCGGTCGCTGGTGTCCCCGGGGGTGATCGTGTCAGGCGCTTCCATCTCCGGCTCCGTGGTCTCTCCGGGCGCGCACCTGCATTCCTGGGCGGAGGTGTCAGACTCCGTCATCTTGGACGATGTCGAGATTGGCCGCCACGCCCGCGTCAACCGCGCGATCATCGACAAGTCCGTGTTCATCGAACCGCAGGCGACCGTCGGCATTGACCATGAGTTGGACCGCGCGCGGGGCTACGCCGTCACCGCCGGCGGGATCACGGTGGTTCCCAAAGGCGCGCGGGTCGAGCCGTGA
- a CDS encoding thioredoxin domain-containing protein — MISIPGIVVGPGGKALASIDDEAMRPPTQIDVFVDYMCPYCRRFERDNGEAIQELVDHDVTALVMHPISILDRLSHGALYSTRAAAAAYAVAAGAPDKFGDFNTALFTHQPAEGSQGLSEPELENLGHSIGIEPKVTRTFADKQFLTMATANTQAAIDLGLQGTPTVLLGGHHQKTFQWDGTRPIAEALGSMAAR, encoded by the coding sequence GTGATCTCAATTCCGGGAATCGTTGTTGGACCCGGCGGCAAGGCTCTGGCCAGCATCGACGATGAGGCGATGCGCCCGCCCACTCAAATCGACGTGTTCGTCGACTACATGTGCCCTTATTGCCGCCGCTTCGAGCGCGACAACGGGGAGGCCATCCAGGAGTTGGTCGACCATGACGTCACCGCCCTGGTGATGCATCCGATCTCGATCCTGGATCGCCTTTCGCACGGCGCGTTGTACTCCACCCGCGCGGCGGCCGCCGCCTACGCGGTGGCGGCTGGCGCCCCCGACAAGTTCGGCGACTTCAACACCGCCTTGTTCACCCACCAGCCGGCCGAGGGCAGTCAGGGCCTGTCCGAGCCGGAGTTGGAGAACCTGGGTCACTCGATCGGGATTGAGCCGAAGGTGACCCGCACGTTCGCCGACAAGCAGTTCTTGACCATGGCGACCGCGAACACGCAGGCGGCGATCGACTTGGGCCTGCAGGGCACGCCGACGGTGCTGCTGGGCGGGCATCATCAAAAGACCTTCCAGTGGGACGGGACGCGGCCAATCGCCGAGGCTTTGGGGTCAATGGCCGCCCGCTAG
- the hemW gene encoding radical SAM family heme chaperone HemW → MTGAPPFHVYIHVPFCARRCGYCDFNTYVAGPEAQRAFVRQAMAELEFARRELGPAAREAAAVFFGGGTPTLLPAAELAELLGAVREAFGVAPGAEITAEANPDTVGPAYLDRLAAAGFTRLSLGMQSAVPGILATLDRTHDPAGVALAVAAARRAGLDPSVDLIYGTPGESLADWEASVRAALDLGVDHISAYALTLEPHTPMARRIRAGQMAGVDPDEQADKYELADGLFEAAGLRWYEISNWSRPGHESRHNLGYWTGADWWGVGPGAHSSVGGERWWNLKAPSAYGRALAAGQPPKAGGERLDQAAEALERVMLRLRTARGLELASLSHAARLAVPTLEADGLIQVVPPDRLALTRRGRLLADLVTRELITR, encoded by the coding sequence GTGACCGGCGCCCCGCCTTTCCACGTTTACATCCACGTGCCGTTTTGCGCCCGGCGCTGCGGCTATTGCGACTTCAACACCTATGTGGCCGGGCCGGAGGCGCAACGGGCTTTTGTCCGGCAGGCCATGGCGGAGTTGGAGTTCGCCCGGAGGGAACTAGGCCCGGCGGCGCGAGAGGCGGCGGCGGTGTTCTTTGGCGGCGGCACGCCGACTTTGCTGCCGGCCGCCGAACTGGCCGAACTGCTGGGCGCGGTGCGGGAGGCTTTTGGAGTGGCGCCCGGCGCCGAAATCACCGCCGAGGCGAACCCGGACACGGTTGGCCCGGCCTACCTGGACCGGTTGGCGGCGGCCGGGTTCACGCGCTTGTCGTTGGGTATGCAGTCGGCGGTGCCGGGGATCCTGGCGACCTTGGACCGAACCCATGACCCGGCCGGAGTGGCCCTGGCCGTCGCGGCGGCCCGGCGGGCGGGGCTGGACCCCTCCGTGGACTTGATCTACGGCACGCCCGGCGAAAGCCTCGCGGACTGGGAGGCCTCCGTGCGGGCCGCTTTGGACCTGGGCGTGGACCACATCAGCGCCTACGCGCTGACCCTGGAACCGCACACACCCATGGCCCGGCGGATCCGCGCCGGCCAAATGGCGGGAGTCGACCCGGATGAGCAGGCCGACAAGTACGAACTGGCAGACGGTCTTTTCGAGGCCGCTGGCCTGCGCTGGTATGAGATTTCGAACTGGAGCCGCCCCGGCCACGAATCCCGGCACAATCTGGGCTACTGGACGGGCGCGGACTGGTGGGGCGTTGGGCCGGGCGCGCATTCGAGCGTGGGCGGCGAACGATGGTGGAACCTGAAAGCCCCTTCGGCCTACGGCCGCGCGCTGGCGGCCGGCCAACCGCCCAAAGCCGGCGGGGAACGCCTTGATCAGGCCGCTGAGGCGCTGGAACGGGTGATGCTGCGGCTCAGAACGGCTCGCGGCCTGGAGCTGGCCTCCCTTTCACACGCGGCCCGCTTGGCGGTTCCCACCTTGGAGGCGGACGGTTTGATCCAAGTGGTCCCGCCTGACCGGTTGGCGCTGACCAGGCGGGGCCGCCTCCTGGCGGATCTGGTCACCCGCGAGCTGATCACTCGCTGA
- a CDS encoding DUF1963 domain-containing protein, with protein MSFLDRLFGAGGTPSPVRGLPVEGSATSSFTTQPAEAPSVTVSATVLPAPESARELSVDLRAAWVAATAKASIELAPVPGRPGPVDSKIGGQPYLAPGQSWPRATDGGPALFLLAQINLAQLPALPGFPARGLLQFFIAGDDTHGMDYREPAHGIGHRVVFHPDPPAGGWEAGSVGPDVERAVEYMDVPFTNADGVCLAGRLANRPMPPDDFRFEAAFAEFLAAPANLGLAERLRRAESFDLKRAFSSAGHRLGGYPRFAHTDRRMRGDLAGFSTLLLQLDSDESAGLVWGDGGTCGFFIEPERLAALDFSRVLYCWDCQ; from the coding sequence GTGAGTTTTCTTGACCGGTTGTTCGGCGCGGGCGGGACGCCCTCGCCCGTGAGAGGCCTGCCCGTTGAGGGCAGCGCCACTTCCAGCTTCACAACCCAACCGGCTGAGGCGCCAAGCGTGACGGTTTCGGCCACAGTGTTGCCAGCCCCCGAATCAGCGCGGGAACTGAGCGTCGATTTGCGGGCCGCTTGGGTGGCCGCGACCGCCAAAGCGTCGATTGAGCTGGCGCCGGTACCCGGCCGGCCCGGCCCGGTGGACTCGAAGATCGGCGGCCAGCCGTATCTGGCGCCGGGTCAATCGTGGCCCCGCGCCACTGACGGCGGCCCGGCGCTGTTCTTGCTGGCCCAAATCAATCTGGCCCAATTGCCGGCTTTGCCGGGCTTCCCGGCGCGGGGCCTGCTCCAGTTCTTCATCGCCGGGGACGACACCCACGGGATGGACTACCGGGAGCCGGCACACGGCATCGGGCACCGGGTCGTTTTCCATCCCGACCCGCCGGCCGGCGGCTGGGAGGCGGGCAGCGTGGGCCCGGACGTGGAGCGCGCGGTCGAGTACATGGACGTTCCCTTCACGAACGCGGACGGGGTTTGCCTGGCGGGCAGGCTGGCGAACCGGCCCATGCCGCCGGACGACTTCCGGTTCGAAGCCGCCTTCGCGGAGTTCCTGGCGGCCCCGGCGAATCTGGGGTTGGCCGAACGGCTGCGGCGGGCGGAGTCATTCGACCTCAAACGGGCCTTCTCCTCCGCCGGGCACCGCCTTGGCGGCTACCCCCGCTTCGCGCACACCGACCGCAGGATGCGGGGCGACCTGGCCGGCTTTTCCACCCTGCTGCTCCAACTCGACTCCGACGAATCCGCCGGCCTTGTTTGGGGCGACGGCGGGACCTGCGGTTTCTTCATCGAGCCGGAAAGGCTCGCGGCCCTCGACTTCTCGCGCGTCCTCTACTGCTGGGACTGCCAGTAA
- the lepA gene encoding translation elongation factor 4 encodes MRLVSSAKLIRNFCIIAHIDHGKSTLADRMLLKTGVVDQRVMRDQYLDRMDIERERGITIKSQAVRMPWTVGGQEYTLNMIDTPGHVDFSYEVSRSLAACEGAVLLVDAAQGIEAQTLANLYMALEGDLDIIPVLNKIDLPAAQPDKYAEELAHLIGGSPDDCLRVSGKTGEGVEELLDGIVRQITPPAGDADAPARALIFDSVYDTYRGVVTYVRVVDGHLSARERIAMMSTKASHELLEIGVIAPEPTPTTGLGVGDVGYLITGVKDVRQSRVGDTVTGSTRPATQALAGYRDPKPMVFSGLYPIDGSDYPALRDALDKLKLNDAALTFEPETSAALGFGFRCGFLGLLHLEIIRERLEREFGLDLISTAPNVVYEVTLDDGSVHQVTNPSEFPTGKVAAVREPIVRATILSPSDFTGAIMDLCQSRRGTMLGMDYLSQDRLELRYILPLAEIVFDFFDQLKSRTKGYASLDYEPDGTAEADLVKVDILLQGEQVDAFSAIVHKDKAYAYGVMMVGRLRKLIPRQQFEVPIQAAIGARVIARENVRALRKDVLAKCYGGDITRKRKLLEKQKEGKKRMKMVGRVEIPQEAFIAALASDSDSPK; translated from the coding sequence TTGCGCCTTGTGTCGAGTGCCAAGCTGATCCGCAACTTCTGCATAATCGCGCACATCGACCACGGCAAATCGACGCTGGCGGACCGCATGCTCCTGAAAACGGGAGTTGTGGACCAGCGGGTCATGCGGGACCAGTACCTGGACCGCATGGACATTGAGCGCGAGCGCGGCATCACCATCAAGTCGCAGGCCGTGCGGATGCCCTGGACGGTGGGGGGCCAGGAGTACACGCTCAACATGATCGACACGCCCGGCCACGTGGACTTCTCCTACGAGGTCTCGCGGTCGCTGGCCGCCTGCGAGGGCGCCGTCTTGTTGGTCGACGCCGCCCAGGGCATTGAGGCGCAGACGCTCGCCAACCTTTACATGGCGTTGGAGGGCGACCTCGACATCATCCCGGTCCTGAACAAGATCGACCTGCCCGCCGCCCAGCCGGACAAGTACGCGGAGGAGCTGGCGCACCTGATCGGGGGCAGTCCGGACGACTGCCTGCGGGTGTCCGGCAAAACGGGGGAGGGCGTGGAGGAGCTGCTGGACGGCATCGTGCGCCAAATCACCCCGCCGGCGGGGGACGCGGACGCCCCGGCGCGCGCGCTGATCTTCGACTCGGTGTACGACACGTACCGGGGCGTGGTGACCTACGTGCGGGTCGTGGACGGCCATCTGAGCGCGCGCGAGCGGATCGCCATGATGTCTACCAAAGCCAGTCACGAGTTGTTGGAGATCGGCGTGATCGCCCCGGAGCCGACCCCGACCACCGGGCTGGGCGTGGGGGATGTCGGCTACCTCATAACCGGGGTCAAAGACGTGCGCCAGTCGCGGGTCGGGGACACCGTCACCGGTTCGACCCGGCCGGCCACCCAGGCGTTGGCCGGCTACCGCGACCCCAAGCCGATGGTCTTCTCCGGGCTTTACCCAATTGACGGGTCGGATTACCCGGCTTTGCGCGACGCTTTGGACAAACTGAAATTGAACGATGCCGCTTTGACCTTTGAGCCGGAGACTTCCGCCGCGCTCGGCTTCGGTTTTCGTTGCGGCTTTTTGGGGCTGCTCCATTTGGAAATCATCCGGGAGCGCCTGGAGCGCGAATTCGGGCTGGACCTGATTTCAACCGCTCCGAACGTGGTTTACGAGGTGACCCTGGACGACGGGTCCGTCCACCAAGTCACCAACCCTTCGGAGTTCCCCACCGGGAAGGTCGCAGCGGTGCGCGAGCCGATTGTGCGCGCCACCATTCTTTCGCCGAGCGACTTCACCGGCGCGATCATGGACCTGTGCCAATCGCGGCGCGGCACCATGCTGGGGATGGACTATCTGTCGCAGGACCGGTTGGAACTGCGCTACATCCTGCCGTTGGCGGAAATCGTCTTCGACTTCTTCGACCAATTGAAGTCCCGCACCAAAGGTTACGCCTCGCTTGACTACGAGCCGGACGGCACCGCGGAGGCGGACCTGGTCAAGGTGGACATCCTGCTTCAAGGCGAGCAGGTGGACGCGTTCTCGGCGATTGTCCACAAGGACAAGGCCTACGCCTACGGCGTGATGATGGTGGGCCGGCTGCGCAAGCTGATTCCCCGCCAGCAATTCGAAGTGCCCATCCAGGCGGCGATCGGGGCCAGAGTGATAGCGCGGGAGAACGTCCGCGCGTTGCGCAAAGACGTGCTGGCCAAATGCTACGGTGGCGACATCACCCGCAAGCGGAAACTGCTGGAGAAGCAAAAGGAGGGCAAGAAGCGGATGAAGATGGTCGGGCGGGTCGAAATCCCGCAGGAGGCCTTCATCGCGGCGCTCGCCTCTGACTCCGATTCGCCGAAGTGA
- the rpsT gene encoding 30S ribosomal protein S20, with amino-acid sequence MANIKSQIKRIRTNEKRRLRNKAVKSELKTYVRRTREAITEGDKEKAAEALRVASRKLDKAVSKGVIHKNQAANRKSALALQVGAMS; translated from the coding sequence GTGGCAAACATCAAGTCCCAGATCAAGCGCATCCGCACCAACGAGAAGCGGCGGCTGCGCAACAAGGCCGTCAAGTCCGAACTGAAGACCTACGTCCGCCGCACCCGTGAGGCGATCACCGAAGGCGACAAGGAAAAGGCGGCCGAGGCGCTCCGCGTGGCCTCCCGCAAGCTGGACAAGGCGGTCTCCAAGGGCGTGATCCACAAGAACCAAGCCGCGAACCGCAAGTCGGCGCTGGCGCTCCAAGTCGGCGCGATGAGCTAA
- a CDS encoding von Willebrand factor type A domain-containing protein, translating to MNSPRRFAATAIAALSAATLIAGCAGSDQGSTGAGLASGRGDNYYSTGQDSGAIPGAEYPEPVTGQELVENDWVDVAEQPVSTFSSDVDTASYTMIRSLLNSGDWNEGMRDQVRIEEMLNYFDYAYEAPGQDSERPFNVDVKLGAAPWDAGHMLARIGVKAKEAWPTTEGNNLVLLLDTSGSMDQADKLPLLVKSFKLLTERLTDRDRISVVTYAGTYTVALEGVRGTETDLIVETLESLHSAGSTAGSDALAQAYRLAEDHFIEGGNNRILLATDGDFNVGPSSTDALKEQITQARDNGVFISVFGFGMHNHDALMETIADNGNGNYFYIDNLNEAERALVRQFDATMFTVAKDLKLQVAFNPARVARYRLVGYENRVLQNEDFEDDSVDAGDVGAGATVTALYELIPADGPKDGDDWMTVSTRYKDPAGTESKQDDFPVPQSGADGARDKDWRWAAAVAEFGMILRDSPFKADASLGEVKALAEDSLGEDLFGLRAEFLALVDRYERTL from the coding sequence ATGAATAGTCCCAGACGTTTCGCGGCGACCGCGATCGCCGCCCTTTCCGCCGCCACGCTGATCGCGGGATGCGCGGGAAGCGACCAGGGTTCCACCGGGGCCGGACTCGCCTCGGGCCGCGGCGACAACTACTACAGCACCGGCCAGGATTCCGGGGCCATCCCTGGAGCGGAATACCCCGAACCGGTGACCGGACAAGAACTTGTGGAAAACGATTGGGTCGACGTCGCCGAACAACCGGTCTCCACGTTCTCCTCCGACGTGGACACCGCCTCTTACACCATGATCCGCAGCCTGCTCAACTCCGGGGACTGGAATGAGGGCATGAGAGACCAGGTGCGCATCGAGGAGATGCTGAACTACTTCGACTACGCCTATGAGGCGCCCGGCCAGGACTCGGAACGGCCTTTCAACGTGGACGTGAAACTCGGCGCCGCGCCATGGGACGCCGGCCACATGCTCGCGCGGATCGGCGTCAAAGCCAAGGAGGCGTGGCCGACCACCGAGGGCAACAACCTGGTGCTGCTGCTCGACACGTCCGGGTCCATGGACCAGGCGGACAAGCTGCCGCTGCTGGTCAAGTCGTTCAAGCTGCTGACCGAGCGGCTGACCGACCGGGACAGGATCTCGGTGGTCACCTATGCCGGAACCTACACGGTCGCCCTTGAGGGCGTCCGTGGAACCGAAACGGACCTGATCGTTGAGACCTTGGAGTCCCTCCACTCGGCCGGGTCGACCGCCGGTTCGGACGCACTGGCCCAGGCCTACAGGCTGGCCGAGGACCACTTCATTGAGGGCGGCAACAACCGCATTCTGTTGGCGACCGATGGCGATTTCAACGTTGGCCCCTCAAGCACGGACGCCCTTAAGGAACAGATCACCCAGGCCCGGGACAACGGCGTCTTCATTTCCGTCTTCGGCTTCGGCATGCACAACCACGACGCTCTCATGGAGACCATCGCGGACAACGGCAACGGCAACTACTTCTACATCGACAACCTGAACGAAGCCGAACGGGCGTTGGTGCGCCAATTCGACGCCACCATGTTCACGGTGGCCAAAGACCTGAAATTGCAGGTGGCCTTCAACCCCGCGCGGGTGGCGCGCTACCGGCTGGTCGGCTATGAGAACCGGGTCCTCCAAAACGAGGACTTTGAGGATGATTCGGTCGACGCGGGAGACGTGGGCGCCGGTGCCACGGTCACCGCCTTATACGAGCTGATCCCCGCTGACGGGCCCAAGGACGGCGACGACTGGATGACGGTGTCGACCCGCTACAAGGATCCGGCCGGAACCGAATCCAAGCAGGACGACTTCCCCGTGCCCCAAAGCGGGGCGGACGGCGCCCGTGACAAGGATTGGCGCTGGGCGGCGGCCGTGGCCGAGTTCGGAATGATCCTGCGGGACTCGCCTTTCAAGGCGGACGCCAGCCTGGGAGAGGTCAAGGCGCTGGCGGAGGACTCTCTGGGCGAGGATCTCTTCGGCCTGCGCGCCGAGTTCCTGGCGCTGGTCGACCGGTATGAGCGGACTCTGTGA